A region of the Stieleria neptunia genome:
GCGACTTTTGTCGCGATTGACGACCAGTTTCAGTGTCCCAGTGAGATAACGTTCCACCGAGTGGAAAACACGGCGGGCCGAGCGCTCCGATCGTACGAAGATCAGAAAGTCGTCGGCGTAGCGAACAAAGCGGAGACCCCGTTGCTCAAGAACCTTGTCAAAATCATCCAACAAGATGTTGGCCAACAAGGGAGATAACGGGCCGCCTTGCATCGTGCCTTCGGTGGAAGGTTGGAGGATGCCATCGACCATCACGCCCGCACGCAGATAGCGACCGATCAGCTTCAGGAGTACACGGTCGTGGACCTTACGAGACACGCGTGCCATTAAGACATCGTGATGGACGCGATCGAAGAACTTCGAAAGGTCCATGTCCACGCACCAGCGGAAACCGCTGCGAATCGTTTGTTGGATCTGCTTTGCAGCTCCATGTGCGGAACGCTTGGGTCGAAACCCGAAACTCGATTCGGAGAAACCGGGATCGAAAATCGGGGTCAAGACTTGCAGGATGGACTGTTGGATCAAGCGATCAATCACGTTTGGAATACCGAGATCTCGCGTGCCGCCATCCGGTTTGGGAATCGACTTACGCCGGGAGGGCCCCGGGCGGTAAGTTCCTTCCAAGAGTTGTCGGCGAACTTCTGGCCAATGGTGCCGGAAGGTCTCGAAGAATGCGTCAAGGGTGATGCCATCGGGCCCGGGGGCCCCTTTGTTGGCTTTGACGTTCTTCCAAGCGCGCTCAATGTTAGCGTCGTCGACAACTGCTTCCATCAGAGAAAATAGAGAACGGTTCAAGGCTGACTTCTCCGTGGCCGCCGAAGCCGCAAGGCTCGACTGAGGTTTGTGCGCGGTGTCTGGAAGACACGATGCGTTGGGATTCTTCGAGGTCACGGGTGGTTCGTTCCTTGTGAAATGACGTTCAGCCCTTCGCCAAGCCGTTGGAATACGGCCAATGGCTACTATGGCTTTTGCTGACTTCTCAGAGCACGGAATGCGTTACCACATCCGCCCCACCTTTCGGGCAAGCCCTACTCGCGGGTACGCGTCTGAGATCTCCCCAAATAAGGGGCTCCCGTAACCGGGAGCATCGTGATCTGTCCCTGCCCAAGCTCCCCATTTACCTACGCCCTTTCTTCCGGTTTGGCTTCGCGGTCAGCAGCCCGCTCGCCTGGAGTCGTCGGCCTCGTATGAGGTTTCTGTTCGTAACCTGGCAGGTCTCGGCGAGAATGTGGTCGACGGCGGTGTTCAGGTCGACACTTACGCACACATTCGCAGGCTTCCTCTCCACGGTCTGTCACCTCGCCGCAGTTGCCCTCGCCTCGTACTCTCTTTCGTTAGAATTTCATTTGGTAGACTGACCTCTCGAAAGAACCGGAACTAAGTACAGGGGACTTGCACCCCACAAGATCACGCCCATGTTGGGCGTACATCGGGATAGGGACCCGGATTGCTCCGGGTTCCCTCCCACACCACCTAGCATGCGGGTCCGCCCGGGGCAGGCTAGCACAGTGCGGTTCGCCGTTTCGGAGCAAGCGCGCTCCATCGTTCTTCAAGCGTGAATAAGCCTTGAGACTGCAGCCAGGCGTTCGATAAGGCTCGGTGAACGCCAGACGTCGTTGAGAGACGCCAAGGCCCCTTGCCCGAATGGGCCGGAGGGTAGGCTTCATCGTAGGAGCCTCCAAGAGCTTGCAGCTTCTTCAATCGGGTGCGTGGTAAGCGCCAATTGCTCCAGTAGCACGCTCGGACCCGTCGCCCCGAGTGAGTTGGGTTGGGGCACTTGTCCAAAGTGAGCGTTAGACTCTTGCGTTGCTCTAATACGAAGTAATCGATCCAACCTCGAAGGTACAGCCGAAGTTCCCGAAACCGCCGACGCATCGAAATGCCGCGGTTGCGGGTCAAAATTGCTTTTGCCCGTTGTTTGAACTTCTTGAGACTCTTCGGCCTCACTCGGATCTGGCCGCCGAAACCATGGAATTGGTAGCCGAGAAAATCGACACCGGCGGTTCGGCAGCCGCGACTTTTGTCGCGATTGACGACCAGTTTCAGTGTCCCAGTGAGATAACGTTCCACCGAGTGGAAAACACGGCGGGCCGAGCGCTCCGATCGTACGAAGATCAGAAAGTCGTCGGCGTAGCGAACAAAGCGGAGACCCCGTTGCTCAAGAACCTTGTCAAAATCATCCAACAAGATGTTGGCCAACAAGGGAGATAACGGGCCGCCTTGCATCGTGCCTTCGGTGGAAGGTTGGAGGATGCCATCGACCATCACGCCCGCACGCAGATAGCGACCGATCAGCTTCAGGAGTACACGGTCGTGGACCTTACGAGACACGCGTGCCATTAAGACATCGTGATGGACGCGATCGAAGAACTTCGAAAGGTCCATGTCCACGCACCAGCGGAAACCGCTGCGAATCGTTTGTTGGATCTGCTTTGCAGCTCCATGTGCGGAACGCTTGGGTCGAAACCCGAAACTCGATTCGGAGAAACCGGGATCGAAAATCGGGGTCAAGACTTGCAGGATGGACTGTTGGATCAAGCGATCAATCACGTTTGGAATACCGAGATCTCGCGTGCCGCCATCCGGTTTGGGAATCGACTTACGCCGGGAGGGCCCCGGGCGGTAAGTTCCTTCCAAGAGTTGTCGGCGAACTTCTGGCCAATGGTGCCGGAAGGTCTCGAAGAATGCGTCAAGGGTGATGCCATCGGGCCCGGGGGCCCCTTTGTTGGCTTTGACGTTCTTCCAAGCGCGCTCAATGTTAGCGTCGTCGACAACTGCTTCCATCAGAGAAAATAGAGAACGGTTCAAGGCTGACTTCTCCGTGGCCGCCGAAGCCGCAAGGCTCGACTGAGGTTTGTGCGCGGTGTCTGGAAGACACGATGCGTTGGGATTCTTCGAGGTCACGGGTGGTTCGTTCCTTGTGAAATGACGTTCAGCCCTTCGCCAAGCCGTTGGAATACGGCCAATGGCTACTATGGCTTTTGCTGACTTCTCAGAGCACGGAATGCGTTACCACATCCGCCCCACCTTTCGGGCAAGCCCTACTCGCGGGTACGCGTCTGAGATCTCCCCAAATAAGGGGCTCCCGTAACCGGGAGCATCGTGATCTGTCCCTGCCCAAGCTCCCCATTTACCTACGCCCTTTCTTCCGGTTTGGCTTCGCGGTCAGCAGCCCGCTCGCCTGGAGTCGTCGGCCTCGTATGAGGTTTCTGTTCGTAACCTGGCAGGTCTCGGCGAGAATGTGGTCGACGGCGGTGTTCAGGTCGACACTTACGCACACATTCGCAGGCTTCCTCTCCACGGTCTGTCACCTCGCCGCAGTTGCCCTCGCCTCGTACTCTCTTTCGTTAGAATTTCATTTGGTAGACTGACCTCTCGAAAGAACCGGAACTAAGTACAGGGGACTTGCACCCCACAAGATCACGCCCATGTTGGGCGTACTGCAACGGAGCCGGGCTTGCATGATTCCACCAATGGAGAGTCCAACGTCCCGGCCCGCTGATCGCCGCCGTTGAACTGAATCGAATTGCGTTTCGCTTCGACGGTTAACGTGCGGTCGCGGTGGGCTGAGGTGGTGTGGGACTTCGGGCCATAGGCTGACGCCAGATTCTTGAACCCTCTGGCCCGAGGTCGTCCGCGTTTTGGTGCGACAAGCGTCTTGATCTCTTGTGGCCCATCGTGTGATCCACCGGCGCAGGACGCCCCCGTCACTCGCGTCGTGTGGTCCGAGGGTGTTTCTCTTTTGCGAAGAGACGAATCCGATCGAACGCACGACGCGCCGATCCTTGGGAGTCGTGCGTCTCGGGATGTTTGAAGTGCACCACTGAGATCAAAACGCGGTCAGCACAATCCACCAGACGTCTGGCTAGGAGAGATCGCCACAATAGAGCGCAAAGGACGCAAAAGGTGCGTGCGGATTACGAATAGAACCGCCATTCGATGGTGCGTTTGATGCACCGCGAACGAAAAGTTGCGGCAGCGCCCAAAGGGCGTCCGCGCGGCCGCCGACGCAAGTAGCGTTCTTACCTTTTGTGCCCTTTGAGCTCTTTCGCGGCCAAACGCTCCGCGTCTTGACGCTTCCGGCTGGTTGGGAAAAAGACTTGCCTCCAGCGATCGTTCCCGAGTTTCCGGTCGGTCTCGGAGGGCATTGAGCCGGACGTTGCGCTCGACACAGTGATGAGATTCGCTGCAACCCCGTCCGGGGTCGAGGGGTGGATTGGGGGCGTGGTCCGGAGGTGGCGCTGCGCTGACCGCCGGCTACTCGCTGTGATCCCTCCGGGATAGCGTGGACGCTCGTTGCGTTAACATTCGCCGACGCCAGCTTCTTGAGTCCTCTGAGCGTTCAACTCATTAAGACTGCCTATCCGATTCAAACAACGATCGGGAAATGGCCATCTTTTGTGGACGACGCAAGAGGCACAACCGGAAGGCTTTTAAAATCGTACAATACACAATGGCGGAGAATCGGCTCAAACACGAGAATGTTCCTCGACAGGTTTGCTTACGAACTCACTCGGATCTGGTCGCCGAAACCGTGGAATGGGTAGCCGAGAAACTCGACACCGGCGGTTTGACAGTCGCGACTTTTGTCGCGATTGACGCCCCGTTTGAGTATTCCAGTGAGAGAACGTTCCACCGAACAGAAACCCCGGTGTGCCGAACAAAGCGGAGCCCCATTTTGCTTTCACTCCTGAATCGCACCGATCCCGATCGATTCCAATTCATGCTGACCCCATCGATGATACGATTGATTTGCAGCGGGCTGGTCCTGTACTTTCTGGTGTGCCAAACGGTCATCGAGGCAGCTCGACCGAACATCATTCTGGTGATGGCGGATGACTTGGGCTGGTCAGACATCGGTTGCTTTGGCGGTGAGATCCGCACGCCGCAGATTGACTCGTTGGCTCGGGAGGGACTGCGGTTCACGCAATTTTACAACAACGCCGTTTGTGGTCCCACGCGGGCGTCACTGTTGACCGGGCTTTATTGTCAGCAAACTGGCCACCGTGGCGATCACTGGAATCAGCCCAAGGACTATTCCAAGTGCGTGTTGATTTCCGAACTGCTGCAAAGTGCTGGCTACCACACCATGATGGTCGGCAAGTGGCAGGGACGCGACCTGGCACTCGACCGTGGCTTCGATCGGTTTTTCGGTCCGATGTGCCAAGCAAAAATCAGCTACTTCCACGAAGTGCAGCAGAACCCGTATTATCTCAATCGGGAAAGGTTTCAGCTCCCCGAGGATTTCTATCTCACAGAATCGCTCAATCATTATGCCGTGCAGTTCTTGAAAGAAGCGATGACCACGGACAAACCCTTCTTTCTCTACGTGGCACAGATTGCTCCGCATTGGCCGTTACATGCCCGTGAAGCTGACATTGCCGCCTACCGGGAGCAATATCGAGAACGCGGATGGGACGAATGGCGCGGCGCACGATTTGAATCTCAACAGAAATCGCAGCTCATCCCTCCGAACTGGAAACTCACCCCGCGTCCCCCAGAGATCAAGGATTGGAAGGACGGCGTCCATCAAGACTGGCAGGCCGAACGGATGGCCGTTTACGCCGCTCAAGTCGCCGCGATTGACAAAGGTCTGGGGGAACTCTTGACCGTTCTGAAAGAGAGTGGACAAGAACAGAATACTCTCGTCCTGTTTCTCTCGGATAACGGCGCAGCACCTGATGGTGGCATCGGTCCATCGAAAAGCGGTTTTGGATTTGCCCCTAACCAGCCCAACAACCGGTGGCGACTGGATCAGGTTGCGATCCGCCCGGGAAGCGGCCCGGATAACCTTCCGGGGTCTCCTGATACTTTTGCTGCCTACGGCTTGGCCTGGGCGACTCTCAGCAACACGCCCTTTCGCAGTACGAAACTCTCAGGCTACGAAGGTGGTATTCGCACTCCATTGCTGGCGAAATGGCCTGCCGTCCTATCCGGGGATCAACAAAGCGATGAGGTGGGCCATGTCATGGATCTGATGGCAACGTGCCTCGACATCGCTGGTGTGAAATACCCCACCGAGTTTCGCGGTCGAAATCCGGTTCCAATTGAAGGGAAAAGTTTGCGACCGGTATTTGAGGGCAAGCCCCGCCAGGGACATGACGTGCTCTGCTGGAGCGTCCCCCGACACCATGTTGTCCGCATGGGCAAGTGGAAAGCCATTCGTCCTCGGCGAGGTGGCGACTGGGAACTCTTTGATTTGGAAGCAGATGGCACCGAGACAACCGATCTCGCTCGGCGTGAGCCCGGTCGAGTTCAGCAACTGGCCCGGCAGTTTGAGCTCTGGCATCAGCGTGTGCAGGATCCGTTCTAATCCAGTCCTGTCACCGACCCAGCTGAGGGCCGACACAGTTCGGGCGTCCGAACGATCCTCGCGTTGAATGATGAAGGATTCTTTGGCACTGGGGACGCACGTGCACAGGTCACGTTAATGGTCGTCGGTCACGTGCCCGAGGACATCTACGAGAAATGGATCACAACGCTTAATCTACCCGACGTTGCAAAGCGATGCCTCGAATGGAACGATGACGCTCCCGATACGACAATACCCTGACGGTTGCGCACAACGCGCCGATCCCTGGGAGTCATCCACCTACGGATGTTTCGAGTGCACCAATGAGATCAAGACGTGGCTTGCACCGCGACGCTGATGAAGGGCGTGCAAGTGATTCTTGTGGCGGAGAGAATTCGAAGTGTGGTCCGGAGGTGGCGCTGCGCTGACCTCCGGCTATTCGCTGTAATCCCTTCGGGACGTCGATTCTTTTTCTGCAGGATTTGGCAACCGATTTCGTCTCTCTCCCTCTGGGAGAGACGGCGTTTGCGCAGCAAGCAAACGCCAGAGAGGGCCGGCGGCTTGCGAAAGTCTTGACGGCTTCCGCTACGATCAACTCCGCCACTTAGACAATCGACGTCCGGCGGGATGCCGTGGACGCTGTTTTGTGGCGTCTTTGGTATAAATGATGTTTGGCAGACGGTGAAGCATGAATTGCGCGGTAGGACGGGATTGGTGGTTTCTACTCTGATTGCGCGTCTTTCGCCCGTCCCGCGTGATTTCTGACGTTATTCGATTGTAGATGAACGACCCCTCAACCATTGTTGCTGAACGCTTCGACCGCATCGTTGCGGATATGGCGTCGAATGGATGTGCCCGTCCTGACGATTTGGCCGAAAATGATCGAACGATCTACTACATTGTCTCCACTCGCTGCGAAATGGACATGGGCGGCTTCAACTCCGTCTTTGACCAATTGCTTTCCGAAAGCGAGCTTGAGTATCTGATCACCTGCTTGAATCGGCTACATGCGACTTCACTAGCGAATGCTTTTTCGCGCGCTCATGAGGCATTGAGGGCTGTTCGGTTTTTCGACGACAACGGTGGCGCCGACAACATGATTTCCGACTTTGATCGAGCAGATGGCACTGGTCTGCTTGAAGCGATAGAAGAGGAGCTTCGAGCAGGTGAAGAATTATGGATGCTGGACAGCACACTTGCCGTTCTTCCTTAGCCCAAACCGGCAAATGACAAATCGATTAAGCGGTCCAACGAGCAGAACGGAACGAACCTCGAGATCGAAAAAACAGGTACGCCGCCGCTCAAATACTGGCTCACGAATCGCAAGAGGGAGTGTTGGGCTCGCGTCGTGTTCCCCGATGGAACCCACAAATGGGCACGCCTACGTGGTAGGCTCTTCCCTGGCAACGAGCCGCTTATCATCCTAGACGCTTAGCTCCCATTGCTCACGGAAATGGATGATGCCTCCGGGAGTGATGCATGGGTTGGAGATGGAGGCAGGAAAATTTTGGGTAGGAAGAGAGAACACGATCGTTGCGCGGGTGCTTCGTTTTCCAATCACCCATTTTCCTACCCGAAATCTTCCTACCTTGTTACTGCAGTCGGCTGGTTTGGAAACCGACTTAACCCCAGCGATCGCTCCCGATGTTTCGGCCGGGATCCGGGTTTCCATTGAGCTGGAGGCGCGGTGCCGGGTTACGCTGCGACCCCGTCCGGGGTCGAGGGGTGGATTGGGGGCGTGGTCCGGAGGTGGCGCTGCGCTGACCTCCGGCTACTCGCTGTGATCCCTTCCGGGATAGCTCGGGCGCTGTGTTGGGGGAAGGTTTTTCGCACTTGGTAGGGCTGGTCGTGCGAAAACGGAACAAGAAAGTGCAACGGTGGTCGCGGCCGAAGCGGACCGGCCCGTCCGCCATCCAGCTCGGGCTCATCGGGCACCAAAATGCTGGCACGCCCTGGCAGGATCCGTTCTAATCCAGTCCTGTCGCCGACCCAGCTGAGGGGCGGCAAAGTTCGGGCGCACGATCGATCCCCGCTGCTCCGCAGGTGCGGATAGATCGCAATTCGTCATGCGGGGACGAGTGCTCCACTCTCGTAGGCAAACCTCAGAGTTTTGACAATCATGGTGAGAAAGAAATCAAATGATTGAGTCCAGCCTCGACACGACGAAATCCATCTTGCATGTGCGGCCCGAAGCCGCGCTTGAGAAGACCGACTTTGAGAAGCTCGCAGAGAAGGTGGATCCCTTTATCAAGACCAGTGGCGGACTCCGTGGCCTGATCATTGACGCGCCGACGTTCCCGGGCTGGGAGAGTTTTGGCGCCATGGTTGCTCATTTTTGCTTTGTCCGAAACCACCACAAGCGTATCGAAAAGGTTGCCATTGTCACGGACTCCGTCCTCGGCGACATGGCCGAGCGGTTGGCCTCCCATTTTGTCGCTGCGGAGATCAAGCATTTTCCCGTTGGCGAGGTCGAGGCTGCGAGACAGTGGATGACCGGCAGCCAGTGATCGATGGAGCTTCTCGTGCTGGATACTTCGTTCAGATTGGTTGTGCTCGACAAGCTGAACATCGGCGCATCACCAGACGATGCACGTGGGTCGTCGGGGCGAACCCTACGGACGACGGCCCGGAA
Encoded here:
- the ltrA gene encoding group II intron reverse transcriptase/maturase codes for the protein MEAVVDDANIERAWKNVKANKGAPGPDGITLDAFFETFRHHWPEVRRQLLEGTYRPGPSRRKSIPKPDGGTRDLGIPNVIDRLIQQSILQVLTPIFDPGFSESSFGFRPKRSAHGAAKQIQQTIRSGFRWCVDMDLSKFFDRVHHDVLMARVSRKVHDRVLLKLIGRYLRAGVMVDGILQPSTEGTMQGGPLSPLLANILLDDFDKVLEQRGLRFVRYADDFLIFVRSERSARRVFHSVERYLTGTLKLVVNRDKSRGCRTAGVDFLGYQFHGFGGQIRVRPKSLKKFKQRAKAILTRNRGISMRRRFRELRLYLRGWIDYFVLEQRKSLTLTLDKCPNPTHSGRRVRACYWSNWRLPRTRLKKLQALGGSYDEAYPPAHSGKGPWRLSTTSGVHRALSNAWLQSQGLFTLEERWSALAPKRRTALC
- a CDS encoding arylsulfatase; this encodes MICSGLVLYFLVCQTVIEAARPNIILVMADDLGWSDIGCFGGEIRTPQIDSLAREGLRFTQFYNNAVCGPTRASLLTGLYCQQTGHRGDHWNQPKDYSKCVLISELLQSAGYHTMMVGKWQGRDLALDRGFDRFFGPMCQAKISYFHEVQQNPYYLNRERFQLPEDFYLTESLNHYAVQFLKEAMTTDKPFFLYVAQIAPHWPLHAREADIAAYREQYRERGWDEWRGARFESQQKSQLIPPNWKLTPRPPEIKDWKDGVHQDWQAERMAVYAAQVAAIDKGLGELLTVLKESGQEQNTLVLFLSDNGAAPDGGIGPSKSGFGFAPNQPNNRWRLDQVAIRPGSGPDNLPGSPDTFAAYGLAWATLSNTPFRSTKLSGYEGGIRTPLLAKWPAVLSGDQQSDEVGHVMDLMATCLDIAGVKYPTEFRGRNPVPIEGKSLRPVFEGKPRQGHDVLCWSVPRHHVVRMGKWKAIRPRRGGDWELFDLEADGTETTDLARREPGRVQQLARQFELWHQRVQDPF
- the ltrA gene encoding group II intron reverse transcriptase/maturase codes for the protein MEAVVDDANIERAWKNVKANKGAPGPDGITLDAFFETFRHHWPEVRRQLLEGTYRPGPSRRKSIPKPDGGTRDLGIPNVIDRLIQQSILQVLTPIFDPGFSESSFGFRPKRSAHGAAKQIQQTIRSGFRWCVDMDLSKFFDRVHHDVLMARVSRKVHDRVLLKLIGRYLRAGVMVDGILQPSTEGTMQGGPLSPLLANILLDDFDKVLEQRGLRFVRYADDFLIFVRSERSARRVFHSVERYLTGTLKLVVNRDKSRGCRTAGVDFLGYQFHGFGGQIRVRPKSLKKFKQRAKAILTRNRGISMRRRFRELRLYLRGWIDYFVLEQRKSLTLTLDKCPNPTHSGRRVRACYWSNWRLPRTRLKKLQALGGSYDEAYPPAHSGKGPWRLSTTSGVHRALSNAWLQSQGLFTLEERWSALAPKRRTALC
- a CDS encoding SpoIIAA family protein; this encodes MIESSLDTTKSILHVRPEAALEKTDFEKLAEKVDPFIKTSGGLRGLIIDAPTFPGWESFGAMVAHFCFVRNHHKRIEKVAIVTDSVLGDMAERLASHFVAAEIKHFPVGEVEAARQWMTGSQ
- a CDS encoding DMP19 family protein; translation: MNDPSTIVAERFDRIVADMASNGCARPDDLAENDRTIYYIVSTRCEMDMGGFNSVFDQLLSESELEYLITCLNRLHATSLANAFSRAHEALRAVRFFDDNGGADNMISDFDRADGTGLLEAIEEELRAGEELWMLDSTLAVLP